Proteins from a genomic interval of Clostridium scatologenes:
- a CDS encoding response regulator transcription factor, whose translation MEKILIVEDDKDIRDILKIYLKAESFEAWEAENGKEAFEILESRKPDLVILDLMLPDTNGLNICKNIRIKYKYPIIMLTAKTADQDKIIGLTYGADDYITKPFNPLEVMARVKAQLRRYKEYGENTKEDSIIYYKGLILDRKSRQANLNGMELKLTPTEFNILEILLLNKGQVLNGEKLFHLLREDEYYSKSTNTVAVHIRNLREKMEESFEHPEYIKTVWGVGYIIEA comes from the coding sequence ATGGAAAAAATATTGATTGTGGAAGATGATAAAGATATTAGAGATATATTAAAAATCTATTTAAAAGCTGAATCCTTTGAAGCATGGGAAGCAGAAAATGGTAAAGAGGCTTTTGAAATTCTTGAAAGCAGAAAGCCAGACTTAGTTATTTTGGATTTAATGCTGCCAGATACAAATGGGCTTAATATTTGTAAAAATATCCGAATCAAATATAAGTACCCTATAATAATGCTCACTGCCAAAACAGCAGATCAAGACAAAATAATAGGTCTTACTTATGGTGCAGATGATTATATTACTAAACCTTTTAATCCACTGGAAGTTATGGCAAGAGTTAAAGCTCAGCTTAGACGATACAAGGAGTATGGAGAAAACACTAAGGAAGATAGTATTATATATTATAAAGGGTTAATTTTAGATAGAAAAAGTAGACAGGCTAATTTGAATGGTATGGAATTAAAGCTAACGCCTACAGAATTTAATATTCTTGAAATATTACTATTAAATAAAGGACAAGTTTTAAATGGAGAAAAATTGTTTCATTTGCTTAGAGAAGATGAATACTATTCAAAATCTACCAACACAGTAGCAGTTCATATTAGAAATTTAAGAGAAAAAATGGAAGAATCTTTTGAACACCCTGAATATATAAAAACTGTATGGGGGGTAGGTTATATCATTGAAGCGTAG
- a CDS encoding prepilin peptidase yields MVALDSILVIIIGFMIGSFLNVCIYRIPRGESIVYPPSHCVACDGKIKWYDLIPIFSYILLRGRCRYCGEKISIRYPIIEFITGILFFITYLEYGPSIEFMKYVVLIAILIVVGMIDLNTTDVYFSTSIIGIVFGIIFILLSAYYNNDFKQYIFGALFGGAVLTAIAFFTKAMGLGDVEICFYLGLFLGIKLTVISICFSFIFGSIISILLILLKKKGRKDYIAFGPFIALASIFTVFFGNKIIMWYFQNLMY; encoded by the coding sequence ATGGTTGCATTAGATTCAATTTTGGTGATAATTATTGGTTTTATGATAGGAAGTTTTCTTAATGTGTGTATATATAGAATACCTAGGGGAGAATCAATAGTGTATCCTCCATCCCATTGTGTTGCATGCGACGGTAAAATAAAGTGGTATGATTTAATTCCTATTTTTAGTTATATATTATTAAGAGGACGGTGCAGATATTGTGGTGAAAAGATATCTATTAGATACCCTATTATAGAATTTATAACAGGAATTTTATTTTTCATAACTTATTTGGAATATGGACCTAGTATTGAATTTATGAAGTATGTAGTTCTTATAGCTATTTTAATTGTAGTTGGAATGATTGATCTAAACACTACAGATGTGTATTTTAGCACCAGTATTATAGGAATAGTATTTGGAATCATATTTATATTGTTAAGTGCTTATTATAATAATGATTTTAAGCAATATATTTTTGGTGCATTATTTGGAGGAGCAGTATTAACTGCTATAGCATTTTTTACTAAAGCTATGGGGTTGGGGGATGTTGAAATATGCTTTTATTTAGGATTATTTCTTGGAATTAAGTTAACAGTTATAAGCATCTGCTTTTCATTCATATTTGGTTCAATTATAAGTATATTACTAATATTATTAAAGAAAAAAGGAAGAAAGGATTATATTGCTTTTGGTCCTTTTATTGCATTAGCTTCAATTTTTACTGTTTTTTTCGGAAATAAAATAATAATGTGGTATTTTCAAAATTTGATGTATTAA
- a CDS encoding LysE family transporter — protein sequence MPNFTAFLSYVLIANFGPGPNTIMSMSNASRYGFKKSIMFNVGIFFGVFILFALSSIFSIALYSFIPSIKSIMSFVGAAYMLWLAWQTYKSKPNSEDKPEKRTNTFLSGLLLQFVNPNVIIYALATVSTFIVPYYKSVFMLTSFSVILALLGFVGTCCWSLFGSVFQKVLVKHYKVFNTVMALLLVYCAVSLFR from the coding sequence ATGCCAAATTTTACAGCATTTTTATCCTATGTTCTTATTGCAAACTTTGGTCCAGGACCAAATACTATTATGTCAATGTCAAATGCAAGCCGATACGGATTTAAGAAGAGCATAATGTTTAATGTAGGCATATTCTTTGGTGTCTTTATTCTATTTGCTTTAAGTAGTATTTTTAGTATAGCTCTCTACAGTTTTATCCCATCAATCAAATCAATTATGTCATTTGTTGGTGCAGCGTATATGCTATGGCTTGCATGGCAAACCTACAAGAGCAAACCTAACAGTGAGGACAAACCCGAAAAGCGTACAAATACATTTTTATCTGGCTTACTTTTGCAGTTCGTCAATCCCAACGTTATTATTTATGCACTTGCAACCGTTTCAACATTTATCGTACCATATTACAAATCTGTGTTCATGCTTACAAGTTTTTCTGTGATTCTTGCTTTACTTGGCTTTGTAGGAACCTGCTGTTGGTCATTGTTTGGCTCTGTATTTCAGAAAGTTCTTGTAAAACATTATAAAGTATTCAACACTGTTATGGCTCTTCTACTTGTCTATTGTGCAGTTTCATTGTTTCGTTAA
- a CDS encoding ABC transporter permease subunit, producing MDAFFQELKRHLNFKRLFTYTLIAVILATLWAWFIVGGATENFMQTGCYKDYKGKAAIEAAAKDRVGTTGEMTEDKFQKGCDAFLHSLKGSDEKDIIINKELLKYAVYADTLVMEELKLRNMKGESTKDILHIPKDAGEHFYENEDLYYRNYIDKNAHNESEKALALSTWNSVKKPYIYYSGFKQWGEGIEHIMIFSFVLMIMVGIFSGSIIAKDKENGMDEIIKATIQGKKILTAAKIIIPLIMASIIYLCGVGTYVLLLMHLLPQDALNTSIQVSGKSFFAYNIRELLKKEFIFGAVGILTVASFSTLISSIVKKSSRAIQLSVLTLLISFMLGIFIDMESPIIDAIKMLLPGGMVFSYLEFVELRKFPLITLMGKVFYMPAVLFIINGITFFISTLLVTLNYRRR from the coding sequence ATGGATGCATTTTTTCAAGAATTAAAACGACACCTTAACTTTAAAAGGTTGTTTACATACACTTTAATTGCAGTTATTTTGGCCACATTGTGGGCTTGGTTTATTGTAGGTGGTGCTACGGAAAACTTTATGCAGACAGGATGCTATAAAGATTATAAAGGTAAAGCAGCAATAGAAGCAGCTGCTAAAGATAGAGTTGGTACTACAGGTGAGATGACTGAGGATAAATTTCAAAAAGGTTGTGATGCATTTCTTCACTCATTAAAGGGGAGTGATGAAAAAGATATCATAATTAATAAAGAATTGCTGAAATATGCTGTATATGCTGATACGTTAGTTATGGAGGAGTTAAAACTTAGAAATATGAAGGGAGAATCTACAAAGGATATTTTACATATTCCCAAGGATGCAGGAGAGCATTTTTATGAAAATGAAGATTTATATTATCGTAATTATATTGATAAAAATGCACATAATGAAAGTGAAAAAGCTTTAGCTTTATCAACGTGGAATAGTGTCAAAAAACCATATATCTATTATAGTGGGTTTAAACAATGGGGAGAAGGAATTGAACATATAATGATTTTTTCTTTTGTTCTTATGATTATGGTAGGAATTTTTTCAGGTTCTATTATAGCAAAGGATAAGGAAAATGGGATGGATGAAATCATTAAGGCTACAATACAAGGTAAGAAGATTCTAACTGCAGCAAAGATTATTATACCTTTGATTATGGCATCCATCATCTATCTTTGTGGAGTTGGTACTTATGTTCTGCTACTTATGCATTTATTGCCTCAGGATGCTCTAAATACATCAATACAAGTTTCTGGCAAAAGTTTTTTTGCATACAATATAAGGGAATTACTTAAAAAAGAGTTTATTTTCGGAGCAGTAGGAATTTTAACTGTAGCAAGTTTTTCTACTTTAATTTCATCTATAGTAAAAAAGTCTTCAAGAGCTATTCAGCTTTCTGTATTGACATTATTAATTTCTTTTATGTTAGGTATATTTATCGATATGGAATCTCCAATAATTGATGCAATTAAAATGTTATTACCAGGAGGAATGGTATTTTCATATCTTGAATTTGTAGAATTGAGGAAATTTCCATTGATAACACTTATGGGAAAAGTTTTCTACATGCCGGCAGTTTTATTTATTATAAATGGAATTACTTTCTTTATTAGCACATTATTAGTTACGTTAAACTATAGAAGGAGATAG
- a CDS encoding sensor histidine kinase, whose protein sequence is MKRRKWKWNYYILAFFIFIMLMFLIDLKFEGLVAEYFQNEILFDKEKVLFLGVDRSKGIFYWPRLKDILIFIAVFGFLLLEIAVYFTTKYSKNKERKMTIDEIEQRISLLIKAEVPQKFQELKIIDSEINNLIQENEFVKKEISLEMRKKNDLITYLAHDLKTPLTSIIGYLTILDESKVPDNILKEYIKKLLEKSYRLEDLTNQFFDITRFNLQEIPLNKSLLDANFFLEQLTEELYPLLRDKNLKFDVNLPSDIKLYVDGSLFARVLNNLLKNAIAYSLKNSVIKINGKIEENSVKLFIENDGDIISRQELELIFEKFYRRDQSRSQSAGAGLGLAIAKEIIQKHEGSISAESQNGHTIFTITIPNP, encoded by the coding sequence TTGAAGCGTAGAAAATGGAAATGGAATTATTATATTTTAGCTTTTTTCATATTTATAATGTTAATGTTCCTCATTGATTTAAAATTTGAAGGATTAGTAGCAGAATATTTTCAAAATGAAATATTATTTGACAAAGAAAAGGTATTATTTTTGGGAGTAGATCGTTCTAAAGGAATTTTCTACTGGCCGCGGCTTAAAGACATATTAATATTTATAGCTGTTTTTGGCTTTCTTCTTTTAGAAATTGCCGTTTATTTTACAACAAAATACTCAAAGAATAAAGAGCGTAAAATGACAATAGATGAGATAGAACAACGTATATCCTTACTAATAAAGGCAGAAGTTCCCCAAAAATTTCAGGAATTAAAAATTATTGATTCAGAAATAAATAATCTTATACAAGAGAATGAATTTGTGAAGAAGGAAATTTCATTAGAAATGCGTAAAAAAAATGATCTCATAACATATCTGGCACATGATTTAAAAACTCCACTTACAAGCATCATTGGTTATCTTACTATTTTAGATGAATCTAAAGTTCCAGATAATATACTCAAAGAGTACATTAAAAAACTTTTAGAAAAATCTTATAGGTTGGAAGACCTAACAAATCAATTTTTTGATATTACGCGCTTTAATCTTCAGGAAATTCCTTTAAACAAAAGCTTGTTAGATGCCAACTTTTTTTTAGAACAATTGACAGAGGAACTTTATCCTTTACTTAGGGATAAAAACTTAAAATTTGATGTAAATCTTCCTTCTGATATAAAGCTTTATGTTGATGGTTCATTATTTGCTAGAGTACTTAATAATTTACTAAAAAATGCTATAGCATATAGCCTTAAGAATTCTGTTATAAAAATAAATGGTAAAATTGAAGAAAACAGTGTGAAATTGTTTATAGAAAATGATGGTGACATAATAAGTAGACAGGAATTAGAACTTATATTTGAAAAGTTTTATCGAAGAGATCAATCAAGAAGTCAGTCAGCTGGAGCAGGTCTTGGACTTGCTATTGCAAAAGAAATCATACAAAAGCATGAAGGTTCAATAAGTGCAGAAAGTCAAAATGGACACACTATATTTACTATTACCATACCTAATCCATAG
- a CDS encoding ATP-binding cassette domain-containing protein has protein sequence MKLTTYNLSKNFKDLNAACNINLEFTPGIWGLLGPNGAGKTTLMRMLVGNIKPSDGKIVLNDVDIAELKSSYFDNIGYLPQQFGYDKNQSVEDFLHYIGALKGIDKNLRNKRISELLSQFNLLEVKKKKVDQLSGGMKRRVGICQAMLNDPKIIIVDEPTVGLDIEERRKFRQYLTTISKEKIIILSTHIVSDIEFIANFLILMEKGRVIAAGESQALIQTLTGKVFETLVPEICIEKLQKEYKITNFRNEDEGRIAIRYVADEPLPNSKLISPSLSDFYLSKVREV, from the coding sequence ATGAAATTAACAACTTATAATCTTTCTAAAAATTTTAAAGATTTAAATGCCGCTTGTAATATAAATCTTGAATTTACTCCAGGAATTTGGGGCCTTTTAGGACCAAATGGTGCAGGGAAAACCACATTAATGAGAATGTTAGTTGGGAATATAAAACCAAGTGATGGAAAAATAGTGCTAAATGATGTAGATATTGCTGAACTTAAAAGTAGCTATTTTGACAACATAGGCTATTTACCTCAGCAGTTTGGATACGATAAAAATCAGTCCGTTGAAGATTTTCTGCATTATATTGGAGCATTAAAAGGGATTGATAAAAATTTAAGAAATAAGCGAATTAGTGAATTATTAAGTCAATTTAATTTATTAGAAGTTAAAAAGAAAAAAGTGGATCAGCTTTCAGGAGGTATGAAGCGTAGAGTTGGAATATGCCAAGCTATGTTGAATGATCCCAAAATTATAATTGTAGATGAGCCTACTGTTGGTTTAGATATAGAAGAAAGAAGAAAATTTCGTCAATACTTGACCACAATAAGTAAAGAGAAAATTATTATTTTATCTACACATATTGTTTCAGATATTGAGTTTATTGCTAATTTTCTTATACTAATGGAAAAGGGTAGAGTAATTGCAGCAGGGGAGAGCCAAGCCTTAATTCAAACACTTACTGGCAAAGTGTTTGAAACATTGGTGCCAGAAATTTGTATAGAAAAGCTTCAAAAGGAATATAAAATTACAAATTTTCGTAATGAAGATGAAGGACGGATTGCTATTCGTTATGTTGCAGATGAACCCCTTCCAAATAGTAAGTTGATATCTCCATCTCTTAGTGATTTTTATCTTTCAAAAGTAAGAGAGGTGTAA
- a CDS encoding helix-turn-helix domain-containing protein, with protein sequence MEKLNFIIAENLKKLRVEKTLSLDNVSKLTGVSKSMLGQIERCEANPTVSTVWKIANGLKISCTQLMSMPEDDFEIVDKNQVQPLVEDNGRIKIFPVFTFDNARRFEMYSMEIDTDGYLSSEIHQQGTQEFITVFSGNLTMTINGKDFVVTTGNSIRFKADCHHAYQNTGDTICSLSMVIYYPM encoded by the coding sequence TTGGAAAAACTTAATTTTATTATTGCTGAAAACTTAAAAAAGCTTCGTGTAGAAAAAACACTTAGCCTTGACAATGTCTCAAAGTTGACCGGTGTAAGCAAAAGTATGCTAGGCCAAATTGAACGTTGTGAAGCAAACCCTACTGTATCAACGGTATGGAAGATTGCAAATGGGCTTAAAATATCATGTACTCAACTTATGAGCATGCCAGAAGATGACTTTGAAATCGTAGATAAGAATCAAGTACAACCACTTGTTGAGGACAACGGCAGGATTAAAATATTTCCTGTGTTTACCTTTGATAACGCAAGGCGTTTTGAAATGTATTCTATGGAAATTGACACTGACGGTTATTTATCTTCAGAAATTCATCAACAAGGTACACAGGAATTTATTACTGTATTTTCTGGCAATCTTACTATGACTATAAATGGTAAAGATTTTGTTGTAACGACAGGTAATTCCATACGATTTAAGGCAGACTGCCATCATGCTTATCAAAATACTGGTGATACAATTTGCTCATTAAGTATGGTTATTTACTATCCAATGTAG